GTCGCGCCTAACGGGAGCGCCGGCGAGAACGTCACCGCGAGCGGCGCTCCGCCTTCCTTCGTGAACGACGCCGTGAGCCGTCCGGCCGCGCGGCGGATCGCGACGGTCACCCGCGACTGGCCCACCGGCACGTTCTCCACGCGCACCGAGTCCCACTCGGCCGGCAGGTGCGGCGCCACCGTGAGACGCCCCGCCGGCGCGTCGACGTCGATCCCCAAGAGCCCGCGGATCAGCGGCGTGAGCACCATCGACGTCGCGAAGAACTGCTGCGGCACCGCGGTGTCGAGCGGCTTGTACAGTCGGCCCGAGATCACTTCGGGATTGCGCCCGCGCGCCTCGTCGAACCCCGTGCGCGCCACCGCGTCGAGCGCGAAGCGACCGGCGAGCGGCGCGTGGTAGCGGTACGCGGCGAGCGCCACCCACCCGGTCACGAACGGCCACACCGCGCCGTTGTTGTAGTGCAGCGGGTCGAACAGCGGGCTCGCCGCGGAGAGTGGCCGCGCGCCCCAGTCGGTCATGATCTCGCTCGACGCCAGCCGCTCGGCCATCGCCGCGCCGCGCGATGGGTCGAGCACGTCGAACGCCATCGCCGTCGCGGGCCAGGCCGTCAGGCTCTCGTTCACCGCGCCGGCCTCCAGCAGTGCGAACGCGTACTGCCCGCGCGCCGGGAGCCACAGCCGCGACTCGAGCGTGCGCACCGCGCGCGTGCGGAGGGCGCGAGCCGAGTCGCCCAACGCCGGCTCGCCAGCGGCCGCGGCGAGGCGCGCGAACCGGTCGAGCGCCGCGATCCATACGCCGGCCAGGTACACGTCGGAGCGGATGCCGATCTGCAGATCCCCGACCTCGAGCGCGCCCGCGCCGGCCGACGTGTTCTCCATCAGGCCGTCGCCGTCCGTGTCCGTGGCGCGCGACCAGAGGTACGCCTTCCGCAGGTTCGGCCACAGCTCGCGCACGAGCGTCGTGTCCGCCGTCTGCCGCCAGTACTCGCCGAAGGCGAGCAGCCAGAACGGCGTCGTGTCGCCGTGGTAGAACGCGTAGGGATACGCGCCGAACCAGTCGATCTGTCCGGCGCCCTGCGAGATCTCGTGCGTGATCTTGCCGTCGGCGCGCTGGTACCGCGCGAAGAACCGCAGCGCGCCGTCGCGCACGAGCGCCGTCTGCCCCGACCCGCTCATCGCGAACGAGTTGATCGCCGCGTCGCCACCGAAGAACCACCCGAACCCCGGCCGATCGCTCGCCGCGCCCGAGAGCCCGTGCCCCGCGACGAGGCCGCACCCGAGATCGGGATTGCAGACCATCGACTCGTCGAGGTTCACCTTCGCCCACTCCACCGCGCGGTCGAGCAGCGAGTCCGGCGAGTGCAGCGACAGCCGCGTGGTGCGCAGCGAGTCGGCGTGCGCGACGCGTCGCCGCCACTCCGCCTCCGCGGCACCGGGCTTCACGAGCCGCTCGTACAGCGCGCGCGCGGAGTCGCGCGGCATGGCGCCGCCGGCGAGCACGATCGGGATGTACGCGACGTGCGCGTCGATGCGCCGCCCCGGCGGCTCGCCGAGCTTCGGCGGCGTGTAGCGCTCGCCGCCGACCGCGAGCACGAGCTGCGGCGGCGCCGCCGCGAGCATGTGCGCCGGCACGTCCGACGCTTCCGTCACCGCGGGCGATCCCAGAAACGCGTTCACGCGGCGACGGCTCTCCGAGAACAGGAACGCCCGCGCGTCGTCGTTCCACACGAGATACTGCCCACCGAGCGATGCCGGCCACGCGTAGTGGATGTCCGGCGTGAACCGCGCGACGATCTCCATCGGCCGCAGCGCGTCGACCTCCAGCAGCATCACGACCGCCGGCAGGTCGAGCGGCGCGAACACGTGCTGCCGCACCGTGAACTGCTCGTGCGCGTACTCGATCGTGACCCCCTCCGGCCGCTGCACGACGCGCCGCGCCACCGCGCGCCCCGCGATCGGCTCCGCGTACTTGGGAATCCGGAACGACAGCTCGAAGTCGTGCAGCCACTTCAGCGGCCAACTCCACAGCTCGAGGCGGCCGTCCTCGGTGCCCATGGCGATCGCGCGGCGGCCGACCGCCGAGACGAACACGCCGGGGCGCGCGTCGCCGTCGAGCGCGATCGGCGAGGCGCCTAACGGGAAGGACGGCACCGTGCCCTGCGCCTGCGCGGCGGCCGCGAGCACGGCCGACGCCACGACCAGCGCGAGCGCCGACGACGTGAACGACGCGGGACGGCGGGAACGCACGCTCACGACCACGCGTCGCGCGTCACGGCCTCGCGGGCGTCACGAGCGCCTGGTACACGAGCATCGGGAAGCGCGCGCCGAGCGAGCTGCGACTCGGCAGGAGCTGCACCATGTAGACGAGCACGAGGCGCTCCTTCGGGTCCACCTCGTACTGGCTGCCGTACGCACCGCCCCAGCTGAACGTCCCGACCGACTCGGGCCGGCCGTCGGCGCCCGGCGTGAGCAGCACCTGGAAGCCGAGGCCGAAGCCCTGTCCCGTCTGCGAGAACAGCGTGCCGGTCTGGTTCGTCGTCATGAGCGCGACGGTCTTCGGGCCGAGCATGCGCGCGCCGCCGAGCGCGCCCCCGTCGAGCAGGGCCTGGAGGAAGCGCGCGTAGTCGCGCGCCGTCGAGACGAGCCCCGCGCCGCCCGAGAAGCTGCGACGCGGCCCGTCCGCGTAGGCGCCCTGCCCGCGCGCTCCCTCGGGCGCGCGCGCGGGCGCGGAGTCGGTGCTCATGTACACCGCGGTGAGCCGCGCGCGCTTCTCCGCGGGCACGAAGAAGAACGTGTCGCGCATGCCTAACGGTCCCGTGATGCGCGCCTCGAGGTAGCGGTCGAGCGGCATCCCCGACGCGCGCTCCACGACGCAGCCGAGGATGTCGGTGTTGTAGCCGTAGACGAACTGCGTCCCCGGCTGCGCCACGAACGGCACCGCCGCGAGGCGCTCCATCGTGGTGCAGATCGGCTCGTCCTTGTCGGCCGTGTACCAGCCGTAGCCCGCGGACGGGCCGAGCCCCGTCGGCGCGTAGAGCGTCGCGACGAGGCTGTCTGTGCCGTACGAGATGCCGGCGGTGTGCGTGAGCAGATCGCGGATGGTGATCTGCCGCCGCGCCGGGACGATCGCACGACCGGTGTCGGTACGCGTCGCCACCGTGGTGCGGGCGAACGCGGGGATGAAGCGGCTCACCGGATCCGAGAGCGAGATCTTCCCTTCCTCGACGAGCTGCATCACCGCGACGCTCGCCAGCGCCTTCGACTGCGACGCGATGCGGAACAGCGCGTCCGTCGTCATGCGCCGCCCCGCCTCGCGGTCGGCCCACCCGAACGCCTTCTCGTACACCGGCTGCCCATCGCGCCACACGAGCGCGACGGCGCCCGCGATCTCGCCGCGGTCGACGGCGCGCTGGAACGCCGAGTCGATGCGGGCGAGCCGGTCGACGGCGAAGCCGAGGCGGACGGCGGGGGCCTGGGCGCGCAGTGGCGCGACCGCCGGCGCGAGGAGAGCGAGGTGAACGGCGAGCCGGCGTGCGAACGTGTACGTGGTCATCGGTCGGGTGGACGTGTCGGGTCGGGAGCGCCGTGGACGACTCCACGTATGAGTTTCCATGGGACTGAAGGGGGACTGAAGGAGGACCGAAGCAGGACCAAACACAACGTCGTTGTTGTTGTCCTTCTTCAGTCCCTCTTCAGTCCCTCTTCAGTCCCTCTTCAGTCCTTCTTCAGTCCTCATGTAACACGTACGTGAAGCCCTGACGAGCGCGCAGAAAGGGCACGAGCGCCCGTGTTAGCCGACGGCCGCGCCGTTGATGCGCACCTCGCGCGTCAGCGGCATGGCGCGCATCATGTCGTCGCGCCAGGAGCTGAAGCGGTCCGCGGTGTCGAGCAGCCGCAGGATCTCCGCCTCGCTCGCCGGGCTCTGGACGGTGACGACGTAGCGCATGGCGAGATAGCCGGGCGGCACGCTCTCGTCGACGCCGAGCTCCCCGCGCGCGTCGTAGTCGGCGTGCACCGCCACCTCCAGCGCGTCGATCGGCACGCCGAGTCGCGCGGCCCAGATGCCGTAGCCCACGGCGAGGCACGAGCCGACGGCGCCGCGGCCGTAGACGCCGGGGTTCGGGCCAGCGTCGGTGCCGCCGTGCTTCGCGCTCATGCCGACGGTGAAGCGCCACGGCCCGTCCTCCACGTCGCACGCGAGCCCCGGCCGGAGCCGCACGCGGGTGACCGCGGTGCCCTGGCCGTCGCCGGGACTGCTCGCCACGGCCTGCGCGTTGCGCTCGGCCGCGCGCCGGATCGACTCGGCGCCGTCGGACAGTCGGGGCTCGGCGGCCGCCGCGGTGGTGAGGTCGCTCATCGGTCGCTCCTCGTGAGGGATGCGCGACCATGGCGCGCCGCGCGTCGCGCGTCAAGCGCGGGCCGCGGTGCCTAACGATCTCGCGCGTCGTTAGGCACCGGCGCGGGCGCCGCGAGCCGTCATCCGTTTGCGCGCGCATGCGGCCCGGCTCGGCGGCGGCGACGCGGCCGGCGATGACGCCGCCGTGACAGGTCGGTGACGCGCGTCGCGTGAATTGGCGGCAATTCCGCGCCGTGGCCCGAGCTTTGTGATACGACCCGTCAGCCGGGGGCCACGTCGGGTTCCGGTGACCACTTCGGGGTCCAAAGGACGTCGTCGATGCTACACCCATTCATCAGCGCGCGATCGGTCCGCCTGCCGCGTCATGACGTGGGCGGTGTTTTCACCAGCGTGGCCCTGCACGGCGGCATCATCGCGCTCGCCGTCGCCGCCACGGCCCCGAAGCTGTCGCGCTCCGTCGTGGTGCGCAGCCCGGGCGTCGAGCACGTCGTCTTCACCGGCATCACGCACGCCGATCCGCTGCGGGTCGCCACGGCGTCGGCGGCCCGCGCGGTGCGACACGCGCGACGCGGCCGCGGGCTCGCCCGCCTCGCCGCCCAGGCCACGACCCGCGTGGTGACGCGCGACCTCGCCGCCGCGCTCGCGCTCACCGACGAATCGCTGCTCGCCGTCCTCGACGCCATGCAGCTCGACGTGCCCGACGTCGATCTCGAGACGCGCGCCAGCGGCGGCATCGAGTTCGCCCGCGACGCGGTCGAGGAGTTCAGCGGGCGCGTGAAGTTCGCCCCGCGGCCGAACGCCGGCGACGCCTACACCGAAGAAATCGTCGAGAAAGTCGTCGCGCCGTTCGGCAACAACCCGCGCCCCCACTACCCGGCGCGGCTTCAGGCCGACCAGGTCGAGGGGAGCTTCATCGTGCGCTTCGTCGTCGACAGCACGGGACGCGTCGAGTCGAAGAGCCTCCAATTCCCCACGACCGCGCACAAGCTGTTCATCAAGTCGATCCGCGACGCGCTGCTCCGCTCGCGCTACCTGCCCGCGGAGCTGGCCGGACGCCACGTGCCGCAGCTCGTCCAACAGCGGTTCTCGTTCACGCTGGAACGGCTGCGGTGAATCCTGCTGCGCGGCGGCGTGGCGGCGTGGCTGCGTGACGGCACGTCCACGCAGCCACGCCGCCACGCCGCGGTGCTCAGGTGTTCGCCTGCATCACGAACTGCACCTCGAGATCGATCCGCACCCGGTTCGCGACGAGCACGCCGCCCGTCTCGATCGCCTGGTTCCAGCGCAGCCCCCAGTCGCGACGGTCGATGTCGGTGTGGGCGCTGAAGCCGACGCGCTCGCCGCCCCACGGGTCGGTGCCGCGCCCCTCGAACTCGCAGTCGAACACGACCTCCATCTTCGTGTCGCGGATCGTCAGGTCGCCCACGAGCTTGAACCGGTCGCCCTCGGCCCGCGGCTGGGAGCCGTCGATCCGCGTGCTGCGGAACGTGATCTTCGGGAAGCGGTCGCCGTCGAAGAAGTCCGCGCCCTTGAGGTGCGCGTCGCGGTCGGGTGAGCCGGTGTCGATGCTCGCCACGTCGAGCTCGGCCTCGACGCAGCACCCTTCCGGGTGCTCCTCGCTCCCCGTGAGCGTCGCGCGAACCGATTTGAAGCGGCCGCGCACCGTGGTCATCATCATGTGCTTCACGGCGAACTCGACGCTCGAGTGCGATGCGTCGAGCTGCCACGTCTGCGTGCCGGCCTGCGTGTCGGCGATTCCAGTCACGTCACTCCCTCCACTGAAGGAAGCCAGCGCAGGGCGGCCAGTGGCGTGCCAGTCGGATCGTTAGGCGTCGAACGCGGCGGCGGCGAGGCGGCGCGCGTGGTCGCGGACGTCCGACGGCCAGTCGGCGGTCTGCGCCGTGAACCGCACGCGGTCGCCGGCGAACAGCGCGCGCGTCGCCTCCTCGAATCCCGGCGCGTCGCCCGCCATCGCCGACATGAAGCGGTAGGCAGCCTCGCGCGCCGCGCGAAGCCGGTCCGCCGGCTCGCGATCCCGGCGCGCCTCGTCCACGAGCCGCCGCAGCGCCACCGACGCGCCGCCCGGCTGCGCCGCCAGCCACTCCCAGTGCCGGGGCAGCAGCGTCACCTCGCGCGCCACGACGCCGAGCCGCGGACGCCCGGGACCGCGCGTCGCCTTCGGCTCCTCCGCCGGCGGTGGTGGGGGCGCGAGCCGACGGAGCACGTCCTCGTCGGAGCCGCGCAGATCGAGCTCGATCGGCTCGCTCGTGTCGTCGTCGAACACGAGCACCGGCCCGGTCGGGCCGCGCTCCACGACCGCTTTCGTCGCCAGCGCCACCTCGCCGAGCGCCCCCGACGCGATGCGCCGGGTCCCCTCGAACGCGGTGCACCGCGCCCCCTGTCGTCCGTCCATCGCCATATTGTGTCCGGGTAAAATCGTGCCCCAGTCTACCGCCGGACCGGCGCGGGCGTCAAGGGCGCCTAACGATTCCGCGGTCCCGGCACGCGGGGCATGCCCTATGCGCCCGGTGCCCGCTCTCACGGATCACATCAACGCCGATCATGGCGAGGGGGCGACGCATGGGTACGGGACTCGACGGCAGCACGACGACGACGGGAACGGGCGACGGCCTCGCGTGGCGCCGACGCGCCGATGGGGGCGAGCGCCCTGCCACGCGCACCGAGAACGCTCGCTATCAGCGGCTCGCCGACGCGGACCGCGGCACGGGCGGGGAGAGCCTCTCGGACTTCCTCGGCTACTTCAGCATCGGGCTCGGGCTCGCCGAGTCGCTCATGCCCGGCGTCATGGCGCGCGTCATCGGCATCGACCACGAGGACGAGACGAACCGCAACACGCTCCGGCTGATGGGGCTGCGGGAGATCACGAACGGGCTCGCGGTGCTCGGCAAGCAGCAGCCGGAGAAGGCGATGTGGTCGCGCGTCGCCGGCGACGCGCTCGACCTCGCGCTCCTCGGCAAGGCGCTCACGAACCCGAAGAACTCGCGCGGCCGCACGCTGTTCGCCACCGCGAACGTGCTCGCCGTCTCGGCACTCGACGTCATGGCGGCGCGGCAGCTCTCGAAGCAGCCGAAGACCGAGGCGAACGCCGGCGCCGACGCGGGGATCATCCACACGAAGCGCTCCATCACCGTCGGCAAGCCGGTGGCGGAGGTCTACGCGTACTGGCGCGACTTCGCCAACCTGCCGCGGTTCATGCGCCATCTCGAGTCGGTGACGGTGCTCGACGACCGCCGCTCGCACTGGGTCGCGAAGGCGCCCGCCGGCCAGCGGGTCGAGTGGGACGCGGAGCTCACGGAGGATCGGCCGAACGAGCTGATCGCGTGGCGCTCGATCGAGGGGAGCGGGATCTGGAACGCGGGGACGGTGCGCTTCCAGCCGGCGCCGGGCGGCCGCGGCACCGAGGTGCGCGTGGACCTCAGCTACGACCCGCCGTTAGGCAAGCTCGGGTCCAAGGTCGCGATGCTGTGGCGCGAGGAGCCCGGGCAGCAGGTGCAGGACGACCTGCGCCACTTCAAGCAGGTGATGGAGATCGGCGAGATCCTGGTCTCCGACGCGACGAAGCAGCGCGGCCCGCACCCGGCGGCGCCCGACGACAAGCCGGTCGAACTCTGATCCCGAGGTACTGTCGATGAAGGCCATTTGCTGGATGGGACCGCAGAACATGCAGGCGCGCGAGGTGCCGGATCCGAAGATCCTGAACCAGCGCGACTGCATCGTGAAGGTGACGTCGACGGCGATCTGCGGCTCCGACCTGCACCTCTACAACGGGTTCCTGCCGATGATGGAGCCCGGCGACATCATGGGCCACGAGTTCATGG
This DNA window, taken from Gemmatirosa kalamazoonensis, encodes the following:
- a CDS encoding OsmC family protein, with the protein product MSDLTTAAAAEPRLSDGAESIRRAAERNAQAVASSPGDGQGTAVTRVRLRPGLACDVEDGPWRFTVGMSAKHGGTDAGPNPGVYGRGAVGSCLAVGYGIWAARLGVPIDALEVAVHADYDARGELGVDESVPPGYLAMRYVVTVQSPASEAEILRLLDTADRFSSWRDDMMRAMPLTREVRINGAAVG
- a CDS encoding DUF2239 family protein — encoded protein: MDGRQGARCTAFEGTRRIASGALGEVALATKAVVERGPTGPVLVFDDDTSEPIELDLRGSDEDVLRRLAPPPPPAEEPKATRGPGRPRLGVVAREVTLLPRHWEWLAAQPGGASVALRRLVDEARRDREPADRLRAAREAAYRFMSAMAGDAPGFEEATRALFAGDRVRFTAQTADWPSDVRDHARRLAAAAFDA
- a CDS encoding amylo-alpha-1,6-glucosidase is translated as MSVRSRRPASFTSSALALVVASAVLAAAAQAQGTVPSFPLGASPIALDGDARPGVFVSAVGRRAIAMGTEDGRLELWSWPLKWLHDFELSFRIPKYAEPIAGRAVARRVVQRPEGVTIEYAHEQFTVRQHVFAPLDLPAVVMLLEVDALRPMEIVARFTPDIHYAWPASLGGQYLVWNDDARAFLFSESRRRVNAFLGSPAVTEASDVPAHMLAAAPPQLVLAVGGERYTPPKLGEPPGRRIDAHVAYIPIVLAGGAMPRDSARALYERLVKPGAAEAEWRRRVAHADSLRTTRLSLHSPDSLLDRAVEWAKVNLDESMVCNPDLGCGLVAGHGLSGAASDRPGFGWFFGGDAAINSFAMSGSGQTALVRDGALRFFARYQRADGKITHEISQGAGQIDWFGAYPYAFYHGDTTPFWLLAFGEYWRQTADTTLVRELWPNLRKAYLWSRATDTDGDGLMENTSAGAGALEVGDLQIGIRSDVYLAGVWIAALDRFARLAAAAGEPALGDSARALRTRAVRTLESRLWLPARGQYAFALLEAGAVNESLTAWPATAMAFDVLDPSRGAAMAERLASSEIMTDWGARPLSAASPLFDPLHYNNGAVWPFVTGWVALAAYRYHAPLAGRFALDAVARTGFDEARGRNPEVISGRLYKPLDTAVPQQFFATSMVLTPLIRGLLGIDVDAPAGRLTVAPHLPAEWDSVRVENVPVGQSRVTVAIRRAAGRLTASFTKEGGAPLAVTFSPALPLGATTTAAHIETPGDVHATVTGTLNDRLVLEVPYVGGWSLIPPRARPRIGDRSSAMRVLSERIVNGKYVATLEGFAGRSYAFRLRVPDGSVREESVTFPATGANADGYVTMTFAPGR
- a CDS encoding serine hydrolase domain-containing protein, with protein sequence MTTYTFARRLAVHLALLAPAVAPLRAQAPAVRLGFAVDRLARIDSAFQRAVDRGEIAGAVALVWRDGQPVYEKAFGWADREAGRRMTTDALFRIASQSKALASVAVMQLVEEGKISLSDPVSRFIPAFARTTVATRTDTGRAIVPARRQITIRDLLTHTAGISYGTDSLVATLYAPTGLGPSAGYGWYTADKDEPICTTMERLAAVPFVAQPGTQFVYGYNTDILGCVVERASGMPLDRYLEARITGPLGMRDTFFFVPAEKRARLTAVYMSTDSAPARAPEGARGQGAYADGPRRSFSGGAGLVSTARDYARFLQALLDGGALGGARMLGPKTVALMTTNQTGTLFSQTGQGFGLGFQVLLTPGADGRPESVGTFSWGGAYGSQYEVDPKERLVLVYMVQLLPSRSSLGARFPMLVYQALVTPARP
- a CDS encoding YceI family protein, which codes for MTGIADTQAGTQTWQLDASHSSVEFAVKHMMMTTVRGRFKSVRATLTGSEEHPEGCCVEAELDVASIDTGSPDRDAHLKGADFFDGDRFPKITFRSTRIDGSQPRAEGDRFKLVGDLTIRDTKMEVVFDCEFEGRGTDPWGGERVGFSAHTDIDRRDWGLRWNQAIETGGVLVANRVRIDLEVQFVMQANT
- a CDS encoding TonB family protein; amino-acid sequence: MLHPFISARSVRLPRHDVGGVFTSVALHGGIIALAVAATAPKLSRSVVVRSPGVEHVVFTGITHADPLRVATASAARAVRHARRGRGLARLAAQATTRVVTRDLAAALALTDESLLAVLDAMQLDVPDVDLETRASGGIEFARDAVEEFSGRVKFAPRPNAGDAYTEEIVEKVVAPFGNNPRPHYPARLQADQVEGSFIVRFVVDSTGRVESKSLQFPTTAHKLFIKSIRDALLRSRYLPAELAGRHVPQLVQQRFSFTLERLR
- a CDS encoding SRPBCC family protein, encoding MGTGLDGSTTTTGTGDGLAWRRRADGGERPATRTENARYQRLADADRGTGGESLSDFLGYFSIGLGLAESLMPGVMARVIGIDHEDETNRNTLRLMGLREITNGLAVLGKQQPEKAMWSRVAGDALDLALLGKALTNPKNSRGRTLFATANVLAVSALDVMAARQLSKQPKTEANAGADAGIIHTKRSITVGKPVAEVYAYWRDFANLPRFMRHLESVTVLDDRRSHWVAKAPAGQRVEWDAELTEDRPNELIAWRSIEGSGIWNAGTVRFQPAPGGRGTEVRVDLSYDPPLGKLGSKVAMLWREEPGQQVQDDLRHFKQVMEIGEILVSDATKQRGPHPAAPDDKPVEL